A window of the Pirellulales bacterium genome harbors these coding sequences:
- a CDS encoding DNA methyltransferase — translation MSNQNGQSLACGFESAPVGKSLLVYADCLAWLAGVPEDTVHAIVTDPPYGVKEYEADQLAKRKVGRGGIWRIPPSFDGHVRAPLPRFTALDRSEREAVRTFFAEWSRSTLYALRPGGHVFIATNAFIAQLLYDALVEGGLEFRGQVIRLVRTLRGGDRPKNAEAEFPGVSSMPKGCYEPWGIFRKPMPDKITVAECLRRFQTGALRRTPDDRPFEDCIRSERTPRAERAIANHPSLKPQSFLRQVVYASLPLGEGIVVDPFMGSGSTVAAAEALGLSSIGIERHREYFDLAAKAIPRLARIAAGIPTPREQPSLF, via the coding sequence TTGTCGAACCAAAACGGTCAGTCGCTCGCCTGCGGTTTTGAATCGGCGCCCGTTGGCAAGTCGCTTCTCGTGTACGCCGATTGCCTCGCATGGCTCGCCGGCGTTCCAGAAGACACGGTTCACGCAATCGTGACCGACCCGCCTTATGGCGTGAAGGAATACGAGGCCGACCAGCTTGCCAAGCGCAAGGTCGGTCGGGGCGGCATTTGGCGCATTCCGCCCTCGTTTGACGGGCACGTGCGGGCACCGTTGCCACGCTTCACGGCCCTCGATCGCAGCGAACGCGAAGCCGTGCGAACCTTCTTCGCGGAGTGGTCGCGATCGACGCTCTATGCCTTGAGGCCCGGCGGCCATGTTTTCATCGCGACCAACGCCTTTATCGCCCAATTGCTGTACGATGCGCTGGTCGAAGGTGGGCTGGAATTCCGCGGGCAAGTCATTCGGCTCGTGCGCACACTCCGCGGGGGCGATCGCCCGAAGAACGCGGAAGCCGAGTTTCCGGGTGTCTCTTCCATGCCCAAGGGATGCTATGAGCCGTGGGGCATATTCCGCAAGCCCATGCCCGACAAGATCACCGTCGCGGAATGCCTTCGGCGGTTCCAGACCGGCGCCCTCCGCCGAACGCCCGATGATCGGCCGTTCGAAGATTGTATTCGCAGCGAGCGGACGCCGCGTGCCGAGCGAGCGATCGCGAACCATCCCAGCCTGAAGCCGCAATCGTTCTTGCGGCAAGTCGTGTACGCGTCACTGCCGCTTGGCGAGGGCATCGTTGTTGACCCGTTCATGGGGTCCGGCTCCACGGTCGCGGCAGCCGAAGCTCTTGGCCTATCGAGCATCGGCATTGAGCGGCACCGCGAGTATTTTGACCTGGCAGCCAAGGCAATCCCGCGGCTGGCCAGAATAGCGGCAGGCATTCCGACACCGCGCGAGCAGCCGTCGCTATTCTGA
- a CDS encoding AAA family ATPase codes for MGYYRDKKVGDPKWIAGDEEHDAALAESGVTVEALSRVRGRPPSWLVENVIADEAVTVVAGEPGAGKTFIGCQIAADVARELEHRVVLATAGYERPELLRWRFDQAEGDARRVALATLEPTGFYDRRRKPSDDILDERMAILYHTLEGAGDPKSGILPAQINLDRDDLPSPRAARLLVIDDVDGWFGKPGNMLSSAALARVIQRLNELARSLRLAIVVLVRMQLSVEGRITTRQLSRLSQAASVVWTVVKDREISNCEMQNANCKLEEGDRAYRQSARRWFLPVKNNLAADADVLGRSFELLDGRIRWHTEDPAPELAEALLPSAHNSDRRRVRNAAIAWIKEALAAGPMPSDDLYKEGVKDGFSKGTLLRAAAELGIHSHKTGFNGGWEMRWVPPEAAGPGSMLRARPLEFRVVAEGATERGRDGATERGSEKLEATSCASSMEREELEAASCAPSMSTHPHPLPEGAGSARPDKPPNVYEVVVDALREAC; via the coding sequence ATGGGATATTATCGCGACAAAAAAGTTGGCGATCCGAAGTGGATCGCCGGAGACGAAGAGCACGATGCGGCCTTAGCCGAAAGCGGCGTGACGGTCGAAGCGCTTAGCCGAGTCCGCGGCCGGCCGCCAAGCTGGCTGGTGGAAAATGTGATCGCCGACGAGGCGGTCACCGTCGTGGCCGGCGAACCGGGAGCGGGCAAAACCTTCATCGGCTGCCAAATCGCCGCCGATGTCGCCCGTGAGCTGGAACATCGCGTGGTGCTGGCCACCGCCGGCTATGAGCGGCCGGAGCTGTTGCGCTGGCGGTTCGATCAGGCCGAAGGCGACGCCCGACGCGTGGCCCTGGCCACGCTCGAACCCACCGGGTTTTACGATCGGCGGCGGAAACCGAGCGACGACATCCTCGACGAGCGGATGGCGATTCTCTACCACACGCTCGAGGGGGCGGGCGACCCAAAGAGCGGCATCCTGCCGGCCCAGATCAACCTCGACCGTGATGACCTTCCATCACCTCGGGCCGCCCGGCTGCTGGTGATCGATGATGTCGACGGCTGGTTTGGCAAGCCCGGTAACATGCTGTCGAGCGCCGCCCTGGCCCGCGTGATCCAGCGGCTGAATGAGCTGGCCCGCTCGCTGCGCCTGGCGATCGTCGTGCTGGTGCGGATGCAGTTGAGCGTCGAGGGACGCATCACCACGCGGCAGCTCAGCCGGCTGTCGCAGGCGGCCAGCGTGGTGTGGACGGTGGTCAAGGACCGGGAAATTTCAAATTGCGAAATGCAAAATGCAAATTGCAAATTGGAAGAAGGCGACCGAGCGTACCGTCAAAGCGCCCGGCGGTGGTTTTTGCCGGTCAAGAACAACCTGGCGGCCGATGCAGATGTGCTGGGACGCTCGTTCGAGCTGTTGGATGGGCGCATCCGCTGGCATACCGAGGATCCCGCGCCGGAACTGGCCGAGGCGCTGCTGCCCAGCGCGCATAACAGCGACCGCCGCCGCGTGCGGAATGCGGCGATCGCCTGGATCAAAGAAGCGCTCGCCGCCGGGCCCATGCCTTCCGACGACTTGTATAAGGAGGGCGTCAAGGACGGCTTTTCCAAGGGCACCCTGCTGCGTGCCGCGGCCGAATTGGGAATCCACTCGCATAAGACCGGCTTCAACGGAGGCTGGGAAATGCGCTGGGTGCCGCCGGAAGCCGCCGGCCCTGGAAGCATGCTCAGGGCCCGGCCGCTGGAGTTCAGGGTGGTCGCGGAGGGAGCGACGGAGAGAGGGAGAGACGGAGCGACGGAGAGAGGGAGCGAGAAATTGGAGGCGACGAGTTGCGCGTCTTCGATGGAACGTGAGGAATTGGAGGCGGCGAGTTGCGCGCCTTCGATGTCCACTCACCCTCACCCGCTCCCGGAGGGAGCGGGAAGCGCCAGACCCGACAAACCGCCAAACGTGTACGAAGTGGTGGTCGATGCCCTGCGCGAAGCGTGCTGA
- the rfbH gene encoding lipopolysaccharide biosynthesis protein RfbH produces the protein MSHPPDQLREAILDLVRQYYHAHWPRRGFRAGKDAVPVSGKVFDEHDLVNLVDSSLDFWLTTGRFAERFERDFARFCGVRHALLTNSGSSANLLAVSALTSPRLGERRLKPGDEVLTVAAGFPTTVNPILQNGLIPVFLDISLPTYNVAVEQLPGAVSERTKAVILAHTLGNPFDLDAVMRVVEDANLWLIEDMCDAVGGEYRGRPLGTFGHLATTSFYPAHHITMGEGGAVLTNSPLLKKLVESYRDWGRDCWCPPGKDNTCGRRFEWQLGELPDGYDHKYTYSHIGYNLKVTDMQAAVGLSQLEKLPEFIAARRRNFARLREGLRDVEHQLVLPEATPGSDPSWFGFPITVRDDAPLSRPALVRALEARGIATRQLFAGNLLRQPAYTQIEHRLAGPLTQTDRVMNQTFWIGVFPGLTEEMLSYMVTSIKQILNQAQDERAAA, from the coding sequence ATGAGCCATCCACCCGACCAGCTTCGCGAAGCCATTCTCGATCTCGTGCGGCAGTATTACCACGCCCACTGGCCGCGGCGCGGCTTCCGGGCGGGAAAAGACGCCGTGCCGGTGAGCGGCAAAGTGTTCGACGAGCACGATCTCGTCAACCTGGTCGATTCGTCACTCGATTTCTGGCTGACCACGGGCCGATTTGCCGAGCGGTTCGAGCGCGATTTCGCCCGCTTCTGCGGCGTCCGCCACGCCCTGCTCACGAACTCGGGTTCGAGCGCGAACCTGTTGGCCGTGTCGGCGCTCACTTCGCCGCGGCTGGGCGAGCGTCGTCTGAAGCCCGGCGACGAAGTGCTCACCGTGGCGGCGGGCTTTCCCACGACCGTCAACCCGATTTTGCAGAACGGTTTGATTCCTGTGTTCCTCGATATTTCTTTGCCGACGTACAACGTGGCCGTCGAGCAGTTGCCCGGCGCCGTCAGCGAGCGCACCAAGGCGGTGATTCTGGCCCACACGCTGGGCAATCCGTTCGATCTCGACGCGGTGATGCGCGTCGTCGAAGATGCGAACCTATGGTTGATCGAAGACATGTGCGACGCCGTGGGTGGCGAATATCGCGGCCGCCCATTGGGCACCTTCGGCCACCTGGCAACCACCAGCTTTTATCCGGCGCATCACATCACGATGGGTGAAGGCGGCGCCGTGCTGACCAACAGCCCGCTGTTGAAGAAGCTGGTCGAGTCGTACCGCGACTGGGGACGCGACTGCTGGTGTCCGCCCGGCAAAGACAACACCTGCGGCCGGCGGTTCGAGTGGCAGCTTGGCGAGCTGCCCGACGGCTACGACCACAAATACACCTATAGCCACATCGGCTACAACCTGAAGGTCACCGATATGCAGGCGGCGGTCGGCCTGAGCCAGTTGGAGAAGCTGCCGGAGTTCATCGCCGCGCGGCGGCGGAACTTTGCCCGGCTGCGCGAAGGCCTGCGCGATGTCGAGCATCAGCTTGTGTTGCCCGAAGCAACGCCGGGCAGCGACCCCTCGTGGTTCGGGTTTCCGATCACGGTCCGCGACGACGCGCCGCTTTCGCGGCCGGCGTTGGTGCGAGCATTGGAAGCGCGGGGCATCGCCACGCGGCAACTCTTTGCCGGCAATCTGCTGCGGCAGCCGGCTTACACGCAGATCGAGCACCGCCTGGCCGGACCTCTCACGCAAACCGACCGCGTCATGAACCAGACGTTTTGGATCGGAGTTTTTCCCGGCCTGACGGAAGAGATGCTCTCGTATATGGTGACGAGCATCAAGCAGATTCTCAATCAGGCCCAAGACGAGAGAGCCGCCGCCTGA
- the rfbG gene encoding CDP-glucose 4,6-dehydratase, with protein MATWLKTLGANVSGFALAPEPGRPSLFEAARVDRGMESVFGDVRDAPAMTAALAALQPEIVFHLAAQPLVRRSYASPLETLHVNALGTAHLLEAVRQTPSVRAVVIVTSDKCYENREWPWGYREDEPLGGRDPYSCSKACAELIAAAYRQSYFSAPDAPKLATVRAGNVFGGGDWSEDRLVPDILRALLDGRQVVLRNPHAVRPWQHVLEPLDGYLQVAERLCVVGEAFCGAWNFGPGDDDVISVRDLTERLVKHWGGGQISLEPPANAPHEAHTLRLDSSKARQRLGWRPQLSLDEGLKWTIAWTRAWAQAADAGETVLKQQIENYQERSFAVRRAA; from the coding sequence CTGGCGACCTGGCTGAAGACGCTGGGGGCGAACGTCAGCGGCTTCGCGCTAGCGCCTGAGCCTGGCCGGCCAAGCTTGTTCGAGGCGGCCCGCGTCGATCGGGGCATGGAGTCGGTTTTCGGCGACGTGCGCGATGCGCCGGCGATGACGGCCGCGCTCGCCGCGCTGCAGCCGGAGATCGTCTTTCATTTGGCCGCACAGCCCCTGGTGCGCCGCTCCTACGCTTCGCCCCTCGAGACCCTGCACGTCAACGCTTTGGGAACGGCACACCTGCTCGAGGCCGTCCGGCAGACTCCCTCGGTGCGGGCGGTAGTGATCGTCACCAGCGATAAATGTTACGAGAACCGCGAATGGCCCTGGGGTTATCGCGAAGACGAGCCGCTGGGCGGCCGCGATCCGTATAGTTGCAGCAAGGCCTGCGCGGAACTGATCGCGGCCGCCTATCGGCAATCGTACTTCTCGGCGCCGGACGCGCCCAAGCTGGCCACGGTCCGGGCAGGCAACGTCTTTGGCGGCGGCGACTGGTCCGAAGACCGGCTGGTGCCCGACATTCTGCGGGCGCTGCTCGACGGCCGCCAGGTCGTGCTTCGCAATCCGCATGCGGTCCGCCCCTGGCAGCACGTGTTGGAGCCACTCGACGGCTATCTGCAAGTTGCCGAGCGACTATGCGTCGTCGGCGAGGCGTTCTGTGGGGCCTGGAACTTTGGTCCGGGCGACGACGACGTGATCTCGGTCCGGGATCTGACCGAGCGGCTGGTCAAACATTGGGGTGGCGGCCAGATCTCTCTTGAACCGCCCGCCAACGCTCCGCACGAGGCGCACACGTTGCGGTTGGATTCGAGCAAGGCGCGTCAGCGGCTGGGCTGGCGACCGCAACTTTCGCTCGACGAGGGACTAAAGTGGACCATCGCCTGGACGCGGGCCTGGGCACAAGCGGCCGACGCGGGCGAGACGGTGCTGAAGCAACAAATCGAAAACTACCAGGAACGGTCCTTTGCGGTCCGTCGCGCCGCATGA
- the rfbF gene encoding glucose-1-phosphate cytidylyltransferase — protein MKVVILAGGYGTRLAEETALRPKPMVEIGGQPILWHIMSIYARHGFNDFLIACGYKGEVIKEYFHNYRIRHNDWTIELAEGTVRTVLSHVCDWRVGLVDTGLNTATGGRIKRLEAWLDGQPFMVTYGDGVADVDVGALAEFHRAHGRLATVTAVRPPARFGSLEFDGDAVSQFSEKPQAGEGWINGGFFVFQPQVLDYLAGDHEPLERGPLERLSAERQLMAFRHRGFWQPMDTLRDKQYLESLWESGKASWKPKEETRVIGDVLPAKESLPYRPHGLQGSLAGDLAEDAGGERQRLRASA, from the coding sequence ATGAAGGTCGTGATCTTAGCGGGCGGTTATGGCACGCGGTTGGCCGAAGAAACGGCCCTGCGGCCCAAGCCGATGGTCGAGATCGGCGGCCAGCCGATCCTGTGGCACATTATGAGCATCTATGCCCGCCACGGCTTTAACGACTTCCTCATCGCCTGCGGCTACAAGGGCGAAGTCATCAAAGAGTATTTTCATAACTATCGCATCCGCCACAACGACTGGACCATCGAACTGGCCGAAGGCACCGTGCGCACGGTGCTGTCGCACGTTTGCGACTGGCGGGTGGGACTGGTCGATACGGGACTGAACACCGCCACCGGCGGGCGGATCAAGCGGCTCGAAGCCTGGCTCGACGGCCAGCCGTTCATGGTCACCTACGGCGACGGAGTGGCCGACGTCGATGTCGGCGCCCTGGCGGAGTTCCACCGCGCCCACGGGCGGCTGGCGACCGTCACCGCCGTCCGCCCCCCGGCAAGGTTCGGGTCATTGGAATTCGACGGCGACGCCGTGTCGCAGTTTTCGGAAAAGCCCCAAGCGGGCGAAGGTTGGATCAACGGCGGCTTTTTCGTTTTCCAGCCCCAAGTGCTCGATTATCTCGCCGGCGACCACGAACCGCTGGAACGCGGCCCGCTGGAACGGCTGTCGGCGGAGCGGCAATTGATGGCCTTCCGCCATCGCGGATTTTGGCAACCGATGGATACGCTGCGCGACAAGCAGTATCTGGAGTCGCTCTGGGAAAGTGGCAAGGCAAGCTGGAAGCCCAAGGAGGAAACGCGTGTCATTGGCGACGTTCTACCGGCGAAAGAAAGTCTTCCTTACCGGCCACACGGGCTTCAAGGGAGCCTGGCTGGCGACCTGGCTGAAGACGCTGGGGGCGAACGTCAGCGGCTTCGCGCTAGCGCCTGA
- a CDS encoding UbiA family prenyltransferase, translated as MLTRPHFQQSTRATGVLAQARPHTPSDIVCVDLDGTLIRNDTLWESLLLSAKRAKPLIAALRPHQWVKNLLLLLPLFLAHQWTEVGKLGLALLGMAAFSAAASAIYIVNDLLDIEADRRHPTKRRRPFAAGELSVPAGLGLAGCSAAVAFALSLAWLAAAFTTWLAIYLATTTAYSLWLKKHIVIDVIVLAGLYTLRIAAGAAAVSVPVSPWLLAFALFFFLSLALGKRYIELRLSAHTSGDALPGRGYCADDAQLLEQIGPTSGYLAVLVFCLYIDSSAVDRLYRHRELLWLVCPLLLYWITRFWLLARRRQVEYDPVAFALKDHTSLAVIAATAATVFLAAN; from the coding sequence ATGCTCACCCGACCTCATTTTCAGCAGTCCACGCGTGCCACGGGGGTGCTCGCCCAGGCCCGCCCGCACACGCCGTCGGACATCGTCTGCGTCGACCTCGACGGCACGCTGATTCGGAACGATACCCTGTGGGAATCGTTGCTGCTGTCGGCCAAGCGGGCGAAGCCGCTCATCGCCGCCCTGCGGCCGCACCAATGGGTCAAAAACCTGCTGCTCCTCTTGCCGCTTTTCTTGGCGCATCAGTGGACCGAGGTCGGCAAATTGGGCCTGGCCCTGCTCGGTATGGCGGCCTTTTCGGCGGCCGCATCGGCCATCTACATCGTCAACGACCTGCTCGACATCGAAGCGGACCGCCGGCATCCGACCAAACGCCGACGCCCGTTCGCCGCCGGCGAACTGTCCGTGCCCGCCGGGCTTGGTCTGGCCGGTTGCTCCGCGGCGGTCGCATTCGCGCTGTCGCTGGCTTGGCTCGCCGCGGCATTCACTACCTGGCTGGCGATCTATCTGGCCACGACCACGGCCTATTCGCTGTGGCTCAAAAAACACATCGTGATCGACGTGATTGTGTTGGCCGGGCTGTATACGCTGCGAATCGCGGCGGGCGCGGCGGCCGTGAGCGTGCCGGTTTCGCCCTGGCTGCTGGCCTTCGCCCTGTTCTTCTTTCTGAGCCTGGCGCTGGGCAAGCGTTATATCGAGCTGCGGCTTTCGGCGCACACGTCCGGCGATGCGCTGCCCGGCCGCGGTTATTGCGCCGACGACGCGCAATTGCTGGAGCAGATCGGCCCCACCAGCGGTTATTTGGCCGTACTCGTGTTTTGCCTGTATATCGACAGCAGCGCCGTCGACCGGCTCTATCGGCACCGCGAATTGCTGTGGCTGGTGTGCCCGCTGTTGCTTTACTGGATCACGCGGTTCTGGCTGTTGGCGCGGCGGCGACAGGTCGAATACGATCCCGTGGCCTTCGCCTTGAAAGACCACACCAGCCTGGCCGTGATCGCCGCCACCGCGGCCACCGTGTTCCTGGCGGCGAACTGA
- a CDS encoding PilZ domain-containing protein, whose translation MAITRPRHEDVAFYKEVHRLIARELHSDRRGGDRNAYRCVQRIAPLIGEQVPPLSEFKEVRCQDLSPGGFSFVCDAPPEQEDYAVELGRAPVLIYVTARVVHVSEVRVGPRVQYLAGCRFTGRLTG comes from the coding sequence ATGGCAATTACGCGACCACGGCACGAAGATGTGGCCTTCTATAAGGAGGTCCACCGCTTGATTGCCCGAGAGCTGCACAGCGACCGTCGGGGCGGCGACCGCAACGCCTACCGTTGCGTGCAGCGGATTGCCCCGTTGATCGGCGAGCAGGTGCCGCCCTTGTCGGAGTTCAAAGAGGTGCGCTGCCAGGATCTGTCGCCCGGCGGTTTTTCGTTTGTTTGCGACGCTCCGCCCGAGCAGGAAGACTACGCCGTCGAGTTGGGTCGTGCTCCGGTGCTGATTTATGTCACGGCGCGTGTGGTCCACGTTTCGGAGGTGCGCGTCGGCCCACGCGTGCAATACCTCGCCGGCTGCCGCTTCACGGGGCGATTGACGGGGTAG